Within Stella humosa, the genomic segment GACTATGGTCAGCTCTGGTGCCAAAAGCATGTCGCTGTCGGCCGCGTCGCGGACAGCGCGCGTGAAGGATGCGAGCGGGTGGAATGATCCGCCCTGGGTGATATCGATCACCGCAGTTCCATCGAGTTCTCGGAGACGAGGCACTAGATCGGTTGAGGCCTCTGCGAGCGGAACGAAGGTGACGCGCTCAGCCCCCTCACTGCGTTTGCGGGGCGGGACACCGCGTGCAATGCCCTGATCAATAACGTGGATGTGGACGGTCGCGGTGCCCGAGTCGTGATCGAGGCGCCGAACACCGCAGCCAAGATACCCGAACTGGTCTGGAAGGCTGAACCCTCCCTCGTGGAAACGACCGCGAGCGTTCCGGGCGAAAGGACCTCGAGGAACGAGAAAGTGCGTGTCAGTTTGGGCATAGACACCATATGCGGTCCGGCGTTCGCCGGCTTCACGGACCCAGGCCGGCGCCGCGGGCCGGGTGAAGTACGGAGGTAGCAAACGAGATCGCGGGTGGACGTGAGCCATCGCGATGTCGATCTCCCGCATGAGTTGTAGCAAAAGCCCCGCCTGCCGCTGCCGGATTCCGACGGCAGCACCTTCCGGCCAGATTTTTCTGAGCGCCGCGCAACATTTGATGACAGCATCGGCCCCGTTATGCTGGGTGAGTGCGTCAGCCACCGCGAATTTGACGTCGTCGGGGCAAGCTTTAGCCATCGACAGTGCGTTGCCTGAAAGGCGTATGGCCACCGACCAAGCGATGAGAAACAGCTGCGCTGGTTCGGCCGACGAGCGAAGATCGTCAAGTGTGGTCATCAGGTGTCCTCGGACCGAGGCCTGTCAAAGCTGATGATGACCTCAGATAGGAGATCGAGCGATCCCTTCGGGGCGCCAACCGCAATCAGAGTATCGTGGAGATGGGCGTAATTTTTAATTAGTGCAGATGCAGACGATCGCGCTGAACGACGGGAGAGCTGCCGGCGAAGGGTCCGGCTGAGTACCTGCCCCGATACTTCGGCAAGCGCGCCGAGGGCCCTTTCTGCGCTCCCTTTTCGCGTTTCGCTAACCGCAAGTGCCAGCCGTTCGGTAGTGGTGGCGAAGCGAATAGCCTCCTGGGAGTCGAGCATGATCGGGATAGACGAACGCACGGGGCGGCGTGCGGATACTCGGCGCTGCGTGGTTCCAAACACGGAATTGACGAAAGCAAGCGCGGCCGCCGCGAAATCTGGGCCGTTGAGGAGGGTCTCGACTGCCCAAGTGTAGGTCGGCATATCGCTAACCACAGAGCGCGGCCAGATTTTCGCCGCTTCAAGAAGATGGCGCTCGGCGTCAGCGGCCGCGCTCTCCACACGGGCAATTCGCAGATGTAGGCTTGCTGATATGGTGCTTGCGGATATACCCGCAGCCGCTTTGGACAGAGCGTCGAGCGCTAGCAGCGCCTCACGGCGGGCCGCACTCGGATTGCTCTTCATGAGAACGGCAGATCGCACATCGCCTATCTCTCCTTCAGCGAGTGCGAGCACTGCAGCGTCGGCGTCGGCTAGCTCGCGCATAGCGTCGAGCAGACTTCGGGCCTTGTCAGTCATTCGTAGAGATTGGGTCGACCGCCCTTGTGCCTGGCTGCGCGCCTCGCTGAGGGTGAGGCTAATTCGGCGCTGGAGAATTTCGAGGTCTTGTGGGCCCGCTTCGAGAATGTCGTCGAGCTCGGCATAGCGCCCGCCAGCATCGCGGCTACCGAAATAGACATCGAGATCCTCAAGTGCGTCAACGAGGCGGAGCCGCCAGTCACCGTCGCTTAAAGCGTTGAGTCGGCGCAGCAGATCAACTGCGTTCTTTGCGACTTCCTTGGCTTCGACCTCAGAATCCTTCGAGTCAGAATCCCAGGAAAGTGCGGCAATGGAAAAGGCGGCGCTGACCAATGCCTCTACGTAATCACGGTCCAGTTCGACCGCTGGATCGGCGTCAATTGCACCCAAGAGGTACCGGTCAATTTCCTCGCGAGCACGTCCTGGGTCAGCGTGCTCAAGGCTCTTTAGATATTCGACAGTGGTAAGCTTGGGCTCCAGCCGACGGCGTACTTGCTCGCGCCAAGCAGAGTCGATTTTGGGACGGTAGAGCTCGACCCCAGTCAAGGTCTCGGTTAGAGTTTGATAGGCGAGCGTCAGAACGTCGTGCGCCGGGTCACTGGCGGAAAATGGAGCTAACGTCTCGTAGAATGGCACATTTCCAGCCACCGGTATGGCAATACGTTCCATATCGGCTTCGACTGCGCCGAGATCTAGCCCGGCACGCTGAAGGTGCCGGTGTGCCCGAGCGCGCGCGTCAGCTTCCTCCGTAGGACGATCCTGGGATACACGCATTGGGCAGATACGCAATTGTACGGCGTCGCCTCGACTACCCTTCACTGCTGTGGCGACTTGGGAAATTCCTTCAATATTTTGCCGATTTAGAACGAAGCAAAGCAAGACAGCATCCGGAAGCTGCATCGTGCAGATGCCAGCAACATCTGCGAGACCGGTGCGGCTGTCGACGAGAATCACGTCGTAACTGTCACGACACCAGTTTCGCAGCGCTTCGATCATGATGCCGCCCGCGCTTTGCTCAAAGAAGTCGGTCCAACTGAACCGGGCTAAGGCATCGGCATAGGGCACTAGGTCGGGCGCTCTAATCGTTGGAGAACCAGCCCCTATGAAGTCTAGTCGTGCTCCATCGGGCAGGCGCAACTCAGAAACGAGCGAGCGAGTGCATTGGTCGAATAGCGCACCGCTGCGAAACGTCCTAACATGCTCATCGAGCGCAGTTTTACTTTTGGCGCTGCGGATCCCGCTGGTCCATATCCAAAAAAGATCCAGAATACCATCGGCCGTCCGGATACGTCGGGAATCCGCATGGTCTGTCATTCCACGAAAATAATAAGCAAGACCAGGAGCCTCAAGGTCCCAGTCCATAAGCAGGACGCGCTTGCCCGCCATGGCCGCGAGAAAGCCTACATTGGCGAGGGCCATGGTCCGTCCAACGCCCCCTTTGTAGGAAAAGAATGTCGTAATTGAGCCCGATCGCCCTGAAACCCGTGCCATTAGGCGACTCGTCGTCGGGAGAAATTCGCCAGATCACCAAAGGAGGGAGCTCTCTGAAGATGCGGAGCAAGTTCAATATGCAATTCGTTCACTGCTTTCTTAACTTCAATTGTCTGTGTACTACTCATTGCTAATGGAGCAATTCCAAAATGCTCGAGCACACCAAGAGCCGCTGGTGTCAGAATATTAATGACCGATGTACCCTCTTTGCGTGCCGTAACGATGCCGAGCTGGCGTAGAACGGCCAGTTTGCGGCTTACTGTTTCTTCGCGCTCCCTGACTATTTCGCCCAAACGAAGACCATTGAGCGGCTGGTGCTGCAAGGCTCGTACGTAGCGTTCGTAGCGTTTGTTGCGAATCGTATGCAAAAAGCGATCATCGGCGCGCCGGTCGAACGTGCGCGCTGCTAGGAGATGCGCGAAGGCGGCTTGGCCGAGGAGAAATGCGGCCGCGGTATCATCTTGTCCGGGAGCCCCCCGGGCTGCATCCCGCGCAGCAGGCGACACGGCTGCAAAGAGATCACGGTAGAAGCTGGCGAGCTGGTCAGCTAGCGCGTTAATTGAGATATTGTCCGCAGACTCAATCGCTGCGCGGATGCGATCAGCGAGTACAGCCCCTACACGAGTGCCTACAGCTGCCGGCCCATCGGCGCGCAGCCGCTCGACAGCATCACGAAGGACGTCGAGACTTGATGCATTCTTGATCGCGTCGCTTTTCATATCGCTAATTTAGCCGCTGGGAGTGGCTCGATCAAGGAGTGATCAATTACCGGCGCTGCGTTGACACCGCATATGGCGGTTCAATCGCTGCTACGGCTTTCAAACTCGATTTTCATACCCGACTGTCGAGCAGGTGCGGCGCCGCGCTGGCGACCCTGTCGCTCTTGAGCAGTCGACAACTGGGTTTTCGGCCGCGTAAGTGCCGGAAATATCACCCCCGTCGGAATCTTCAGTGGCTACGGACTCTTCAGTAGCGCCTGCGACTCCAACGAATGGCTCGCCAACCAGGAAATTCTCGTTGGACGTCAAATTGCCCTCCGGTTGACCCAATTCAATTCCGCTGCCCACGGAGTTGTCCAATCACCTATCTGTAAAGAACCGTGTTCAACAGCCAATTAGCGCATCAGCCGGCCGGGCAGTTCGCCCGTGTATTCGTCGTTCCGCAGCGTCTCCAGCCCGGACACGAAGGTGTGGCGATAGCCGCGCGCCTTCTGCAGCAGGCGCGAGCCGCCGGCCGGCAGGTCGTGCACGACCTCGGTCTTGCGTAGCGCCAGCCGCTCGAAGTCGATGATGTTGAGGTCGGCCTTCATGCCGGGTGCGATCACGCCGCGGTCGGTCAGGCCATAGACCCGCGCCGTGTCGAGGGTGTGCTTGCGGACGACGTATTCGAGCGGGAAGCGCCGCCCGCGGGTGCGGTCGCGCGCCCAGTAGGACAAGAGGTAGGTGGGGGCGCTGGCGTCGCAGATGAGGCCGACATGGGCGCCGCCATCGGCCACGCCGATCACGGATGCCTCGTCCGCCAGCATCTCGGCGATGACATCGGAGTTGCCGGCGCTGTAGTTCTCGAACGGATAGAGCAGCAGGGCATGGCCGCCCTCGGACAGCATCAGGTCGAGCGCCAGTTCCCACGGGTTGCGCTGCTGCCGGCGGGCCTGGGCCGCCACGCTGTTGGCGATATCGGGCTCCAGGTCGACGGGCTCGGTCAGCAGGGTCGCGCGCTCCAGCATGCGGGCCATGTTGCGCGCGTCGGCGGTGTCCGGCACCTCGGCCACCAGTGCCCGGCGCAGTGCGGGGTCGGCCATGATGGCGCCAAACCGCTTGGTCGGATGGAGCCCGCGCAGGGCATTTTCCCACACCGGGTGGCCGGTGAAGGGGTTGATCGAGGTTTCCAGCCCCATCAGCATGCCGATCGGCCGGCAGCCGACCTGGGCGGTGACGTCGTGGCCCTCGGCGCGGGCGGCATGGATCTGGTCCATCGTCTCGCGCCAAAGGCCGGGCGCCCGGTCGACCTGCACGATCAGCCACGACATCGGCTGGCCGGAAACCCGGCAGAAGCTGCGCAGGATCTCGAACTCGCCGGGACCGAAGTCGGAATTGACCTCGAAGACGCCCCGCCCGGCGCGCTTCATGGCGAGCGCCAGGGCATGCAGTTCCGGCTCGTCGGCCGACAGGCTGGGCGTCAGCGTGCCGTCGCTCGCCTTGTGCTTGATGGTGCGCGACGTGCTGAGCCCGAAGGCGCCGGCCCCAAGCGATTCCTCCAGCAGGCGCGCCATGGTCGCGGCCTCGGACTCGGTCGGGCGCTGGCTGTGGTCGAACCCGCGCTCGCCCATGACATAGAAGCGCAGCACGCCGTGCGGCATCAGCGCGCCGATGTCCATGGCGTAGGAACGTCCGCCCAGCACGTCGAGATATTCGGGGAAGGATTCCCAGTTGAAGGGCACGCCCTCGGACAGGACTGTGCCCGGGATGTCCTCGACCCCCTCCATCAGCCGGATCAGGTGGTCCTTCGACTCCGGCCGCATCGGCGCGAAGCCGACGCCGCAATTGCCGAAGACGGTGGTCGTCACCCCATGCAGCGAGGACGGCGACAGGTACGAATCCCAGGTCGCCTGCCCGTCATAGTGGGTGTGGATGTCGACGAAGCCGGGCGTCACCAGCAGGCCGTCGGCATCGACCGTGCGGCGCGCCACGCCCGACACGCGCCCGACCTCGACGATGCGGCCGTCGGTCACCGCCACGTCGGCCGTGCGGCCGGCAGCACCGGTGCCGTCGACGAGGGTGCCGCCGCGGACGAGCAGATCGAACATGCTGAACTCCTTTGCTGCCCCCCGGGCGACCTTGGGCCCGAGCATAGCGATTGGAAGGCGCGGCTCGTCAAGGGCGGGTCGCCATCAGAACGGCGGCGCCTTCTGCCCGCCCGCGGTTCGTGATAATCAGGCGGTCCAGCCGCCGATCCTCTCAGGGATGCCGCCATGATCCAGGTGATCCGATATGTACCGCTGCTCGCCTTCGTCGTGGTGGCCTACAACATCGTGGCCGCGATCGGGGTCGAGCTGCTGGACAGCACGCTCTTCAGCATCGGCCTGTTGTCCGGGTCGCCCTTCACCTTCCAGGTGAAGGACGCGCTGATGCTGGCCGGGCTGCTGCTGCTGTATGGCGAGCTGAGCAAGGCCACGCGGACCACCACCGTGTCCATCGCCGACCACACGCTGTCGCTGGGCCTGCTGCTCGTCTGCCTGGTGGAGCTGATCGTGGTGCCGTTCGCCGGTACCTCGACCTTCTTCCTGCTGACGGTCATGACCCTGATCGACGTGATCGCCGGCTTCACCATCACCATCAGCGGCGCCCGTCGCGACCTGACCGCGATCCCGCCCGTCCAGTAAAGCTGATCCTGGCACGCGCCTTGCCTCGTCCCCTGGCAGACAGCCAGGAGGGCGGGCGGGATGCGAAAGGTCGAGGACCGGGGCGGACCGGCGCAACCGCTGCTGATCGTCAGCGGCCTGCGCAAGCATTTCCCCCTGAAGAAACCGATGCTGGCCAGCGGCCCGCGGCCGGTGGTGCGCGCGGTCGACGACGTGTCCTTCACCCTGCCCAAGGGCGGCACGCTGGGGGTGGTGGGCGAAAGCGGCTGCGGCAAGTCGACCACCGCCCGGCTGCTGATGCACCTGGTGGAGCCCGATGCCGGCGACATCATCTTCGACGGCGAGGCGGTCGGCGCCCATGACGGCCTGTCGGTGCGGGCCATGCGCCGGCAGATGCAGATGGTCTTCCAGGACAGCTACGCCTCGCTCAACCCGCGCCTGACCATCCTGGAGACGATCGCCTTCGGCCCGGTCTCGCATGGGGCGGCACCCAAGGCCGCCCGCGCCCAGGCGGCCGACCTTCTGGCGCGCGTCGGCCTCGACCCCGTGCAGTTCCAGCGGCGCTATCCGCACGAGCTCTCGGGCGGCCAGCGCCAGCGGGTGAACATCGCCCGCGCGCTGGCCCTGGGGCCGCGCCTGCTCATCCTCGACGAGGCGGTCTCGGCCCTCGACAAGTCGGTCGAGGCGCAGGTGCTGAACCTGCTGGCCGAGCTGAAGGAACAGTTCGACCTGACCTACCTCTTCATCAGCCATGACCTGAACGTCGTCCACTACATCAGCGACGAGGTGATGGTGATGTATCTGGGCAAGGTGGTGGAGATCGGGCCGGTCGAGGTGATCTATGGCGATGCCCGCCACCCCTACACGCGCGCGCTCCTGGCGTCCCGCCCCTCCATGGACCCGGACCTGAAGACGCGCGAGGCACCGATCGTGGGCGACCCGCCGAACCCGATCAACCCGCCGTCCGGCTGCCGCTTCCGCACCCGCTGCACCTTTGCCGAGGATGTGTGCGCCAGGGTCGAGCCACCGCTGGTGGACGGCGCCGGCGCCGGCCATCTGGTCGCCTGCCACATGAACGACCCGGCGTCCGGCCACGGCCGCGCCCGGCTCGCGGCCTGAAGGGGGGCGGGGATGACCACGCTGCTGTCGATCCGCGACCTGCATGTCCGCTTCGAAGGGCGCGACCGCACCGTCCATGCCGTGAACGGCATCAATTTCGACCTGGCGGCGGGCGAGGTGCTGGGCATCCTCGGCGAGTCCGGATCGGGCAAGAGCGTCACCCTGCGGGCCATCCTGGGCCTGCTGCCGCCGCGGCGCACGCGCTACCAGGGCCAGATCCTGTTCGAGGGCAAGGAACTGCTGGGCCTGCCCGACGCGGCCTTCTCGCGCCTGCGTGGCAAGAGCATCTCGATGATCTTCCAGGAGCCGGCGACCAGCTTCGACCCGGTCTATACCGTCGGCCGCCAGATCGCCGAGACGATCATCCGCCACGAGGGCGTCGGCGAGGCGGCCGCCATGGCGCGCGCCAAGGAACTGCTGGAGCTGGTGCGCATTCCATCGGCGGCGGAGCGCCTGCGCGCCTATCCGCACGAGATGTCGGGGGGCATGCGCCAGCGGGCGATGATCGCGCTGGCGCTCGCCTGCCGACCCAAGCTGCTGCTGGCCGACGAGCCGACGACGGCACTCGACGCCACGGTGCAGATCCAGGTCCTGCTGCTGCTGGCGCAGTTGCAGAAGGACCTCGGGCTGGGGGTGATCTTCGTTACCCACGATGTCGGCGTGGCGGTCGAGGTGTCGTCGCGCCTGGCGGTCATGTATGCCGGCCGGGTGGTGGAGACGGGGCCGCTGGCCGACATCGTCCGCCGGCCGGTCCACCCCTACACGCAAGGGCTGCTTGCCTCGACCGTGCATGGGTCGATGCGCGGGCGCCGGCTGGATGCCATCCCGGGTGCCCCGCCAGCGCTGGCGACCGCGCCGGTCGGCTGTTCCTTCGCGCCGCGCTGCCGCCATGCCCAGGCCGAATGCGACCAGCCGCCGCCCGAGCACCGCTTCGGCAGCGGCCGGATGGCGCGCTGCGTCCTGGCGGCGGAGCGTGCGGCGGCGTGACGGCGTAGCGACGGGGGTTCCGTTCCGCCGCCGCGGTCGGTAGGCATGGCGGGCGGCCGGGCCGGCCGCCTCCAGGGGATATCCGCCGATGAAGCCGATCGACCATGCCGATGCCACGCCCGAGGTGCAGGCCGTCTATGACGACATCCAGCAGACCCGCGGCGTGCCCGACGTCAACAATTTCTGGAAGATGGCGGCCAACCACCCGGCCACCCTGCGCCGCACCTGGGACAGCCTGAAGGAGGTGATGGCGCCGGGCGCGGTCGACGTGCTGACCAAGGAGATGATCTTCCTGGCCGTCAGCATCACCAACGGCTGCACCTATTGCATCCGCTCGCACGAGGCGGCCGCCCGCAAGGCCGGGATGAGCGATGCCCAGCATGGCGAGCTGCTGGCAGTCGTCGGCATGGCGAACGAGACAAACCGCCTCGCGAACGGTTATCAGGTGCCGGTCGACGCGGCGCTGCTCGATCGCTAGCCCGCGTCGCCATCCGTAGCGACAGCCAAGGCAAGCCAGCATCATGACGGTCGCCAGACCGGCGGCCGAACGCGCCGCCACGCCAGGGAACGGGGCCACACGCCGGCCCGGCCGAATCGCCACCGTGTCGCCCGGCTGGTGGGTGGTGCTGGGGGCGCTGCTGGTCACCACCGGCCTGTGGGCGGTGGGCCGCGCCGGCATGGCCGACGACGGCCCGCTGTGGCCCTGGCGCGGCCCCGGCATGCTGGTCGCCGCCTGGGCGATCACGCTGCTGGCCGTCATCCTGCTGGCGACGGCGCGCAGCCGCATGATCGAGCCGATGTTCGGCGGGCTGGACCGCGCGGTGCGCCTGCACCGTCGCCTCGGGCCGATCGCGGTCTCGCTCATCGTCGCCCATGTCGCCTTCTACATCCCGCCCACCATCCAGATGGGCGCGTCGATCGGCGATCTGGTGGTGCCGTTCTGGTCGCCCGACGCGCGCACCTTCGATGCCATCGTCCTCTACGCCCTGCTGGCCTGGACGGCGCTCGCCTACACCAGGCGCCTGCGCTACGAGGGCTGGCTGTCGCTCCATGGCTTCATGGGGCCGATCTTCCTCGGCGCGTCGGCCCATTCGCTGCTCGAAGGCTCCACCATCCTCGCCTTCGAGCCGCTGCGCTTCTGGATGTGGCTGCTGGTCCTGGTGGGGATGGCAAGCTGGGCCTATCGCGTCGTCTTCCATCGCTGGCTGGCGCCGCGCTTCCGCTACAAGGTTGAGCGTGTCGAGCCGCGATCGGGCGACACCATCGACCTGGTGCTGCGTCCGCGCGACCGGCGGATGATCTATGAGCCCGGCACCTTCGTCTTCATCCGCCGCCCGGGCGACGCTGCGACCGGGGGCGAGCTGCACCCGTTCTCGATCTCGTCCTCGCCGGCCGAGCGCAACCTGCGGCTGTCGGTACGCATGCTGGGCGACTTCACCCGGTCGCTGGCGAGCCTGCCGGCGGGGGAGCCGATCGAGGTCTTCGGCCCCTTCGGCAGCTTCACCCCGCACCGCTATGCGGGATATCGCCGGCTGGTCTGCCTGGGCGCCGGCATCGGCATCACGCCCTTCCTCGGCATGCTGCGCTTCGAGATGACCAACGACGACTTCCGCCGCATCTGGCTGTGGTACGTCGTGCGCGACGCCGAAAATGCCCCCTACGACGCCGAGATCCGCGACGGCGTGCTGAAGGCGGACTCCTGGATCGACTACGACCTGTGGATCACGCCGGACCGCGGCCGGCTGACGGCGGCCCAGGTGATGGCCGCCGTTCACCCGCTCGACGACTATGCCGTCATGCTGTGTGGCCGGCCGGAGTTCGTGGGCGACATGGTCCGGCAGTTCCTGGCCGCCGGCCTGCCGCGCGAGCGGCTGATCTGGGAGGATTTCCGGTTCAATTGACGAACGGGTTGCAGATTCCCAGAATGATCCATAAATAGATCGCAAAGCCGACCCATGAACTGTTTACGGATCATGCGCGCCGACAATGACGAAGCTCGCGAACCGCGCCTATTCCCGCTACGCCGGTGACGCCGGAGTGTTGCTGGGCCAGTTGATCCGCCGGGCCCGGCTCGAGCGGAATATGACGGCTGCGGAACTGGCCGAGCGCGCGGGCCTTTCGAGAGGCCTGGTCCAGCGCATCGAGAAGGGCGATCCGGGCTGTGCCATCGGGGCCGTCTTCGAGACGGCCGCCATCGTGGGCGTGCGCCTGTTCGACACAGACCAGGCCGGACTGGCGGCGACCATCGATACCAACCGGACGATCCTCGCCCTGATGCCGCGCTCCGTACGCGCCCCGCGGATCGAGGCCGATGACGATTTCTGAGGCTGGCGCCAGATCCGAAGATCGCCCCAGCGAAGCGTATGTCTGGGTCTGGCTTCCCGGCCAGGTCTGCCCCGTCGTTGCGGGCCGTCTCCAAGCGGCCGATGGTTAGCGTGTCTTTATCTGAATCGCAATTTCTTCAAGACAAGTACCGCCGCCGAACCGTATTTCCCCAAAATCGGCCGCGATCTGCGCCTCCGATACCTACCCAACCTTGGCGTAGTCGCGAAATTGCGAGTCAGGAACGCGTATCCCTCAATTGCAGCTCGTCATAGTCCCGATTGTGGAACAGTTCACGATCCTGCCGCTCGGCATCCGATACGAGGAGAATGACGTGTTGTTCGCTGGAGGGGTTTGCATCATCTGCGATCCCATTCGCATCATTGATGCACTTCGCCTCTGCTGCACTTGCTCATCGGCGATATTAACCTGAAGTTGGCAGTTTGCATGCGCCGTCGTCCCAGGCTGGAAGCCGTAGGAAGAGCATTGATCCGCAGTCGACATCCGCGATCCGCAGGCGGCGACTGTCAACAGTCCCAACACTATTAGTCTCCGCATTAGAATCCTCCCTGACGCTGAGCGTAGCGCCTACGCACGGAATAGGCGAGACGCTAGGAGGTCTCACGTCGACCGAGTCGGCCGCGGTAGGGTGACGCTTACCGGTCCCGCATCCGGCGGGGCGGAGGCTTTCCTACCTTGATCAATGGGAGAATGTTTGTGCCGAACAAAGCTATGCAGGCCGACCCTAGCCTCCGCCAGACGCTGATGCGTTCAAAGGCCCAGCAGAGCCAGAACGCGTCGGCTTTTGGGGGCATCGCTGCTCGTCGAGATATACCGGATCCTAGTTTTTTCGTGGTGTCCCGGACGTTCGAAGCGGCCTCACGATGCTCAAGCGTAGGTGACTGACAAAACGCCCGCACGGGCTGGATGGGGCGCCGATAAATGAGCCGGCGTCCGTTGGCAACCGACCATTGGTATGACACTCGGAGTTTCCTGGCGGCGTTTGCCGCCAGCTCCTCAATCCCTATGCATTCGAGGGGGGCGCCGCCGGAACTGGCGGCGCTGCTGCCTCAATAGCGGTCGAACATCGCCTGCAACCGCTCCGGCTCGCTCGTCACCGTCAGGCCCAGCATCAGCAGGATGCGGGCCTTCTGCGGCGACAGGGTGTCGGCCGCCAGCCAGCCGCGATTGCGCAGGCCGGCACGCGGGACGACGCGGCCGCTCATGGAGCGGGTGGACATGATGACGGGGATGCCGGCGGCGGCCGCCCGGTCGAGCGGTTCGCGCTGGCGTGGCGCCACCATGC encodes:
- a CDS encoding ABC transporter ATP-binding protein produces the protein MTTLLSIRDLHVRFEGRDRTVHAVNGINFDLAAGEVLGILGESGSGKSVTLRAILGLLPPRRTRYQGQILFEGKELLGLPDAAFSRLRGKSISMIFQEPATSFDPVYTVGRQIAETIIRHEGVGEAAAMARAKELLELVRIPSAAERLRAYPHEMSGGMRQRAMIALALACRPKLLLADEPTTALDATVQIQVLLLLAQLQKDLGLGVIFVTHDVGVAVEVSSRLAVMYAGRVVETGPLADIVRRPVHPYTQGLLASTVHGSMRGRRLDAIPGAPPALATAPVGCSFAPRCRHAQAECDQPPPEHRFGSGRMARCVLAAERAAA
- a CDS encoding carboxymuconolactone decarboxylase family protein, whose protein sequence is MKPIDHADATPEVQAVYDDIQQTRGVPDVNNFWKMAANHPATLRRTWDSLKEVMAPGAVDVLTKEMIFLAVSITNGCTYCIRSHEAAARKAGMSDAQHGELLAVVGMANETNRLANGYQVPVDAALLDR
- a CDS encoding helix-turn-helix transcriptional regulator, whose translation is MTKLANRAYSRYAGDAGVLLGQLIRRARLERNMTAAELAERAGLSRGLVQRIEKGDPGCAIGAVFETAAIVGVRLFDTDQAGLAATIDTNRTILALMPRSVRAPRIEADDDF
- a CDS encoding helix-turn-helix domain-containing protein, producing the protein MKSDAIKNASSLDVLRDAVERLRADGPAAVGTRVGAVLADRIRAAIESADNISINALADQLASFYRDLFAAVSPAARDAARGAPGQDDTAAAFLLGQAAFAHLLAARTFDRRADDRFLHTIRNKRYERYVRALQHQPLNGLRLGEIVREREETVSRKLAVLRQLGIVTARKEGTSVINILTPAALGVLEHFGIAPLAMSSTQTIEVKKAVNELHIELAPHLQRAPSFGDLANFSRRRVA
- a CDS encoding KGGVGR-motif variant AAA ATPase translates to MALANVGFLAAMAGKRVLLMDWDLEAPGLAYYFRGMTDHADSRRIRTADGILDLFWIWTSGIRSAKSKTALDEHVRTFRSGALFDQCTRSLVSELRLPDGARLDFIGAGSPTIRAPDLVPYADALARFSWTDFFEQSAGGIMIEALRNWCRDSYDVILVDSRTGLADVAGICTMQLPDAVLLCFVLNRQNIEGISQVATAVKGSRGDAVQLRICPMRVSQDRPTEEADARARAHRHLQRAGLDLGAVEADMERIAIPVAGNVPFYETLAPFSASDPAHDVLTLAYQTLTETLTGVELYRPKIDSAWREQVRRRLEPKLTTVEYLKSLEHADPGRAREEIDRYLLGAIDADPAVELDRDYVEALVSAAFSIAALSWDSDSKDSEVEAKEVAKNAVDLLRRLNALSDGDWRLRLVDALEDLDVYFGSRDAGGRYAELDDILEAGPQDLEILQRRISLTLSEARSQAQGRSTQSLRMTDKARSLLDAMRELADADAAVLALAEGEIGDVRSAVLMKSNPSAARREALLALDALSKAAAGISASTISASLHLRIARVESAAADAERHLLEAAKIWPRSVVSDMPTYTWAVETLLNGPDFAAAALAFVNSVFGTTQRRVSARRPVRSSIPIMLDSQEAIRFATTTERLALAVSETRKGSAERALGALAEVSGQVLSRTLRRQLSRRSARSSASALIKNYAHLHDTLIAVGAPKGSLDLLSEVIISFDRPRSEDT
- a CDS encoding ferredoxin reductase family protein, coding for MTVARPAAERAATPGNGATRRPGRIATVSPGWWVVLGALLVTTGLWAVGRAGMADDGPLWPWRGPGMLVAAWAITLLAVILLATARSRMIEPMFGGLDRAVRLHRRLGPIAVSLIVAHVAFYIPPTIQMGASIGDLVVPFWSPDARTFDAIVLYALLAWTALAYTRRLRYEGWLSLHGFMGPIFLGASAHSLLEGSTILAFEPLRFWMWLLVLVGMASWAYRVVFHRWLAPRFRYKVERVEPRSGDTIDLVLRPRDRRMIYEPGTFVFIRRPGDAATGGELHPFSISSSPAERNLRLSVRMLGDFTRSLASLPAGEPIEVFGPFGSFTPHRYAGYRRLVCLGAGIGITPFLGMLRFEMTNDDFRRIWLWYVVRDAENAPYDAEIRDGVLKADSWIDYDLWITPDRGRLTAAQVMAAVHPLDDYAVMLCGRPEFVGDMVRQFLAAGLPRERLIWEDFRFN
- a CDS encoding ABC transporter ATP-binding protein, yielding MRKVEDRGGPAQPLLIVSGLRKHFPLKKPMLASGPRPVVRAVDDVSFTLPKGGTLGVVGESGCGKSTTARLLMHLVEPDAGDIIFDGEAVGAHDGLSVRAMRRQMQMVFQDSYASLNPRLTILETIAFGPVSHGAAPKAARAQAADLLARVGLDPVQFQRRYPHELSGGQRQRVNIARALALGPRLLILDEAVSALDKSVEAQVLNLLAELKEQFDLTYLFISHDLNVVHYISDEVMVMYLGKVVEIGPVEVIYGDARHPYTRALLASRPSMDPDLKTREAPIVGDPPNPINPPSGCRFRTRCTFAEDVCARVEPPLVDGAGAGHLVACHMNDPASGHGRARLAA
- a CDS encoding N-acyl-D-amino-acid deacylase family protein, which gives rise to MFDLLVRGGTLVDGTGAAGRTADVAVTDGRIVEVGRVSGVARRTVDADGLLVTPGFVDIHTHYDGQATWDSYLSPSSLHGVTTTVFGNCGVGFAPMRPESKDHLIRLMEGVEDIPGTVLSEGVPFNWESFPEYLDVLGGRSYAMDIGALMPHGVLRFYVMGERGFDHSQRPTESEAATMARLLEESLGAGAFGLSTSRTIKHKASDGTLTPSLSADEPELHALALAMKRAGRGVFEVNSDFGPGEFEILRSFCRVSGQPMSWLIVQVDRAPGLWRETMDQIHAARAEGHDVTAQVGCRPIGMLMGLETSINPFTGHPVWENALRGLHPTKRFGAIMADPALRRALVAEVPDTADARNMARMLERATLLTEPVDLEPDIANSVAAQARRQQRNPWELALDLMLSEGGHALLLYPFENYSAGNSDVIAEMLADEASVIGVADGGAHVGLICDASAPTYLLSYWARDRTRGRRFPLEYVVRKHTLDTARVYGLTDRGVIAPGMKADLNIIDFERLALRKTEVVHDLPAGGSRLLQKARGYRHTFVSGLETLRNDEYTGELPGRLMR